A segment of the Bacillus licheniformis DSM 13 = ATCC 14580 genome:
CGCTCTATTAGGAGCGTGTTTTTTTTGCCCGCTTGAGCGCCTATACATAAATAAGCCCGCATCATGGAACAATAACAGATGGAAATACTGATGAATTGGGTGAAAAAAGTTGAGCAGAAAAAAAGACATGAAAAGCATTTTTGCGCTGTCTTCGGTCCCGCTCGTGATGACGCTCGGCAATTCGATGCTGATTCCGGTTTTGCCGGTGATCGAAAAAAAATTAAACATTTCTTCGTTTCAGGTGTCGTTGATCATCACGGTTTATTCAATTGTGGCGATTGTATGCATCCCGATTACCGGCTATATGTCGGACCGGTTCGGAAGAAAAAAGATCATGCTCCCATGCCTTCTGATTGCGGGAGCTGGAGGAGCGTTAGCAGGTTTGGCTTCAACTTTTTTCAATGATCCGTTTGCGATGATTTTAGCAGGTCGCGTCCTTCAAGGAATCGGCTCAGCCGGCGCAGCGCCGATCGTCATGCCGTTTATCGGCGACTTGTTCCAAAATGATGAAGAAATCAGCGCGGGACTCGGAGATATAGAGACGGCAAATACTGCCGGCAAAGTATTAAGCCCGATATTAGGGGCTTTTTTAGCATCTTGGGTTTGGTACATGCCGTTTTGGTTTATCCCGGTCGTGTCTCTTGCCAGCTTTTTTCTCGTCTTGTTTTTTGTTCCCAAACCGAAGGACAAAGATGATGAAAAGCAAACGTTAAAAAACTTTGCAAAAAGCGTACAGGAAATTTTCAAACGGGAAGGTCGGTGGCTTGTTTCCACTTTTGTCATCGGCGGAATTATTATGTTTCTTTTATTCGGAGTGCTCTTCTACCTGTCGGATACTTTGGAGAAGAAGCATCAAATTGACGGGATTGCGAAAGGAGCGCTTCTCAGCATTCCGCTGCTTTTTCTTTCCGTCAGTTCCTACCTTGCCGGAAAGCTGATCGGAAACGATAAGATCAGAATGAGGATCTGCGTGCTGATCGGCATGATCCTGCTGGCTTTGTCGTTTGCCGGTTTGTGGTGGAACCACAGCTTTTACCCGTTATTTTTGTTTATGTCCATCGGCGGCATCGGCATCGGAATTGCGCTCCCTTCTTTGGATGCGCTGATTACCGAGGGAATTGAAAAAGAAGAGCGCGGCACGATATCTTCGTTTTACAACAGCATGAGGTTTATCGGTGTTGCGCTCGGACCGCCGGTTTTCGCCTATATGATGACAAATGCGGGGTGGCTGATTTTCATCGTATCGCTTTTGTGCAGTTTAGCTGCACTAGCGCTTGTGCTGTTTAATATTGACCCGAAAGAAGACGAAAGTGAAGCGGCAAAGACGGTGTAGATCTGCACCGTCTTTTTCATAAGGTTTTTTAGTTTCCTTAAATCTCCTCCAGTTGATATAATTACAACCATACAGTCCAAGCGCATATGCTGAAATGTGGTCATAATACATAATATAAACAAGGACGAAGGAGGTTCTAGTATGACATACCTTAACGAAATAAAAGGAAAGCACCGCGGATTGACAAGCCACATTGTCAAAACGGAAAAATTCAAAACCGTCTCGATTATTTTTAAAATGCTTGCTCCTTTAACAAAAGAGGATGTGACAAAGAGGGCGCTTTTTCCGCATGTGCTTTTGCGGGGAACGAGCACCCGCCCCAAAACGGCCGAACTCAGATCGTATCTTGATGAACTTTACGGCACTTCCGTATCATGCGATCTCTCCAAAAAAGGGGAAATGCATGTCATCACATTCAGGCTCGATATCGCTAACGAAAAATTTTTAAAGGATCAGACACCGCTTCTGGAAAAAGGGCTTGAGCTTTTGTCAGAGATCATTTTTTCGCCGGCGCTTGAAGACGGGGCCTTTCTGCCGCTGTACGTGTCTCAGGAAAAACGCACACTAAAGCAAAGAATACAGGCGGTCTATAACGACAAAATGCGCTATTCAAATTTGAGGCTGATTCAGGAGATGTGCAAAGATGAGCCATACGCGCTTCACGTCAACGGAGAGCTTGATGATGTGGACGGCATCACGCCTCAAAGCCTGTATGAAGCTTATCAAAAAGCGGTCAGCGAAGACCAGCTCGACATTTACGTCGTTGGGGATGTGGATGAGCAGCAGGTGGATTCGTACATTTCCAAATACTTTGAAGCAAACGAGCGGGAGCTGAGACCTGTTCCCGAGCTTGAGCAAACCCGCACAAGGGAGCCTCAGGAAGTCATCGAGGATGCTGATGTCAAGCAAGGGAAGCTGAACATGGGATTTCGGACGGGAACGCATTTTACGGATGACGATTATCCGGCGCTTCAGCTGTTTAACGGCTTGTTTGGCGGATTTTCACATTCCAAGCTGTTTATTAATGTCAGGGAAAAGGCCAGCCTTGCCTATTATGCGGCTTCCAGAATCGAAAGCTTTAAAGGGCTGTTGATGGTGATGTCGGGGATTGAAGTCGGCAATTATCAAAAAGCCGTCGACATCATCAAGGAGCAGTTTCAGGAAATGAAAAAAGGCAGCTTTACAGA
Coding sequences within it:
- a CDS encoding MFS transporter, coding for MKSIFALSSVPLVMTLGNSMLIPVLPVIEKKLNISSFQVSLIITVYSIVAIVCIPITGYMSDRFGRKKIMLPCLLIAGAGGALAGLASTFFNDPFAMILAGRVLQGIGSAGAAPIVMPFIGDLFQNDEEISAGLGDIETANTAGKVLSPILGAFLASWVWYMPFWFIPVVSLASFFLVLFFVPKPKDKDDEKQTLKNFAKSVQEIFKREGRWLVSTFVIGGIIMFLLFGVLFYLSDTLEKKHQIDGIAKGALLSIPLLFLSVSSYLAGKLIGNDKIRMRICVLIGMILLALSFAGLWWNHSFYPLFLFMSIGGIGIGIALPSLDALITEGIEKEERGTISSFYNSMRFIGVALGPPVFAYMMTNAGWLIFIVSLLCSLAALALVLFNIDPKEDESEAAKTV
- the yfmF gene encoding EF-P 5-aminopentanol modification-associated protein YfmF; protein product: MTYLNEIKGKHRGLTSHIVKTEKFKTVSIIFKMLAPLTKEDVTKRALFPHVLLRGTSTRPKTAELRSYLDELYGTSVSCDLSKKGEMHVITFRLDIANEKFLKDQTPLLEKGLELLSEIIFSPALEDGAFLPLYVSQEKRTLKQRIQAVYNDKMRYSNLRLIQEMCKDEPYALHVNGELDDVDGITPQSLYEAYQKAVSEDQLDIYVVGDVDEQQVDSYISKYFEANERELRPVPELEQTRTREPQEVIEDADVKQGKLNMGFRTGTHFTDDDYPALQLFNGLFGGFSHSKLFINVREKASLAYYAASRIESFKGLLMVMSGIEVGNYQKAVDIIKEQFQEMKKGSFTEEAIDQTKAVIKNQILETLDTPYGLVEFIYQQAAAQTEFSLEDWLGRIDNVTKEDIIEVGKKIDLDTTYFLKGTEGAS